The following are encoded in a window of Paraburkholderia sp. HP33-1 genomic DNA:
- a CDS encoding PqiC family protein, with translation MMFARLPRSPRALVRGAVRGVAYGTALAAALAIAACSSPSSRFYTLGGADSTGTAANGAAPALARTGAAPAWLIEVAAVNVPPQVSRNQLVVQTGPTQVQLLEEERWASLPGDEIRRALSTNLTQQLGTIDAFGTARPDDAAVYRIAMNVQRFESWPGSHALIDAVWSVRAVRSNAVMTCRSVVSETVGGGYDALVDGHRRALAEVSTQIAAGVRAMAAMPVAATATTGRNASSAQSAAPVVPPCPSAETAAGAGA, from the coding sequence ATGATGTTTGCCCGGCTCCCCCGCTCGCCGCGCGCGCTCGTGCGCGGTGCCGTACGCGGCGTCGCGTATGGCACCGCGCTGGCCGCGGCGCTCGCCATCGCGGCGTGCTCGTCGCCGTCGAGCCGTTTTTATACGTTGGGCGGCGCGGATAGCACGGGCACTGCCGCGAATGGCGCCGCACCGGCGCTCGCGCGCACCGGCGCCGCGCCCGCGTGGCTGATCGAAGTCGCGGCGGTCAACGTGCCGCCGCAGGTATCGAGAAATCAGCTCGTCGTGCAGACCGGGCCGACTCAGGTGCAGCTGCTCGAAGAGGAGCGCTGGGCGTCGCTGCCCGGCGACGAAATCCGTCGCGCGCTATCGACGAATCTGACGCAGCAGCTCGGCACCATCGATGCGTTCGGCACCGCGCGGCCGGACGACGCGGCCGTGTACCGGATCGCGATGAACGTGCAGCGCTTCGAGTCGTGGCCCGGCTCGCATGCGTTGATCGATGCGGTGTGGAGCGTGCGGGCCGTGCGCAGCAACGCGGTGATGACGTGTCGCAGCGTGGTCAGCGAGACGGTTGGCGGCGGGTATGACGCGCTCGTCGATGGACATCGGCGCGCGCTCGCGGAAGTGTCGACGCAGATCGCGGCGGGGGTGCGGGCGATGGCGGCAATGCCCGTCGCTGCCACGGCCACAACGGGCAGGAATGCCTCGTCGGCCCAATCGGCGGCGCCGGTCGTGCCGCCCTGTCCTTCCGCGGAAACGGCCGCGGGAGCCGGCGCCTGA